A region of the Pseudomonas silesiensis genome:
AGGGAACGCGGTCGTTATCAGGGCTATTTCAGCAGCATGTACGCGGTCGCCAGCGTCGCCGGTCCGGTGCTCGGGGGTTATATGACCGAATACCTGTCATGGCGCTGGGTGTTCCTGATCAATCTGCCACTGGGCCTGGGCGCGTGGCTGGTGGCCCATCGCACACTGGTGGGGCTGCCGGTGCCGCAACGCAAACCGATCATCGATTACGTCGGCACGTTATTGATGATCATCGGCTTGACCGCCTTGTTGCTGGGCATTACCGAGGTCGGCCAGGGCCATGCCTGGCGCAGTGCCGAAGTGTTGGGCCTGCTCGCCTGCTCGGTCGTGGTCCTGGGGTTGTTTGTCTGGCATGAGCGTCGGGCGCGGGAGCCGTTGCTGCCGATGCATCTGTTCGCCAACCGCAATGCGGTCCTGTGCTGGTGCACGATTTTCTTCACCAGTTTCCAGGCGATTTCGCTGATTGTGCTGATGCCGCTGCGCTTTCAGAGCGTCACCGGTGCCGGGGCCGACAGCGCCGCGCTGCATCTGCTGCCATTGGCCATAGGCTTGCCGATCGGGGCGTACTTCGCCGGTCGCCGGACCTCGGTGACCGGGCGATACAAACCGATGATCCTGACCGGTGCCGTACTGATGCCGGTGTCGATTCTGGGCATGGCGCTCAGTCCGCCCCAGGCCTTTGTGCTGAGCAGCCTGTTCATGCTACTCAGCGGTATAGCTTCAGGCATGCAGTTTCCGACTTCGTTGGTGGGGACGCAAAACGCGGTGGATCAGCGGGACATCGGTGTGGCCACCAGCACTACCAACCTGTTCCGCTCATTGGGCGGTGCTGTGGGCGTGGCGATGATGTCGGCGCTGTTGCTGGCGCTGTTGCAGGATTCCGGTTTCGCCCACCTGGCGGGCTCGTCGATGGTTGCCGAGGGCAGTTCGGGGAATGTCTTGCTGGATGGTTTGAACGCTGCGCCGGGGGAGGCACAGAATGCCTTGCGGGCGGAGTTGTTGCTGACTTTCAGGCATTTGTTGATGGTCAGTGCGGCGGTGTCGCTGCTGGGGCTGGCCGCGGCGATTGTCATGCCGAACAGGGTGTTGCGGGGGCGGGAGGATAAGGTTCGGTAGTAGGAGCCAGGCTTGCCGGCGAAGAGCGATGACGCGTATTACAGAGATACCGCAGCGCCTGGTTCGCGGGCAAGCCTCGCTCCTACAGGCGAAGAACAATGACGCGGGACAACAGATACACCGCGGCGCCTGGTTCGCCTGTAGGAGCCAGGCTTGCCGGCGAAGAGCGATGACGCGGTGCAGCAGATACACCGCAGCCCCTGGTTCGCGGGCAAGCCTCGCTCCTACAGGCGAAGAACAATGACGCGGGACAACAGATACACCGCGGCGCCTGGTTCGCCTGTAGGAGCCAGGCTTGCCGGCGAAGAACGATGACGCGGTGCAGCAGATACACCGTAGCGCCTGGTTCGCGGGCAAGCCTCGCTCCTACAGGCGAAGAACGATGACGCGTATTACAGAGATACCCGGCGCCTGGTTCGCTACAGCCTCGCTCCTACGGCCGGGCGCGCAGCTGCTGCGCCAGCGTCTGAATCTGCGCCTGCAGGGTGTTGATGTTGCGCGTGACCTGGCCACGGAAGGCGTCGAATTCGGCAGTGGTGGCGCCTTGTGCCGCACCCGGACGATTGTCCTGCTGGCTTTTCAGGACAAGCACGTCTTGCTCCAGACGATCGATGGCAGCACTCGGATTGCCTTGCTTCTTCAGCGCGGCGATGTCGGCGCCGAGGCTTTTCAGCTGAGCGTCAAATTTGCTGGTGTCGGTCGGGGCACTTTTCAGTGCAGCCAATTCACCGTTCAAGGCTTTGACCTGCGCCTGCAATTGCGTATCAGTGCTCTGTTGTTCAGTGTTCTGGGTGGTCAACTGCGCGAGTCGCTTATCCACCTCGGTGGTTTGCGCGGTCATCTGCGCCAGCCGCTTATCCAGCTCGGTGGTTTGCGCAGTCATCTGCGCCAGACGCTTGTCCAGCTCTGAGGTCTGGCCGACGACACCCTGCTGCTGCTTGCCCTGATCCTGAAGCTTGCTTTCCAGCTGTTTGATCTGCAGTTTCAGGGCTTCGCTGTCGCTGCTGACGTTGGTCTGGCTGGCGACCACCTTGCCGGAGATGTCCTGCAGGCGCCCCGCCGCGTCCTCACTGATACGGGCGAAGCTTTCCTGGGTCGCCACCAGTTGCTGCTCCATCAGCGAAATCTGCTGAAAGCTCCACCAGGCAAGGCCGGCGAACGCGAAGAACAAGGCGCCGACCAGCGCCCACAACGGGCCGGTGCTCGGGCCTTTGACCTTGACCACCGGCGTCGAGCGCGAACGCACCGCAGTGCGGGTGGTGGGCACAAAATCATCGTCATCGAGGCTGTCGGCACGCAGGCTCGGTACATCGTCGAAGTCGTCGTTGGCATCGTTACGCATGGACATTGAGTCAACCTTTGTGGAACGCGGTGATGGCTTGATGCGGCGAGTATAACCTCCACTGCCGCACCGATTGACCCTGAACCCCCGGACTCGGTTCATTACCGGCTTTTTCAGTGGATGTCCTGAGCCTTCCACCAGCCACAGAACTCGTCCAGCGCCGTCCAGAGACTGACCTTGGGATCGTAATCCAGATAGTGCCGTGCCCGGCTGATGTCCAGGGTGAAATTTTTGTTCATGACCTGCATGCCCAGCCGCGAGAGGGTCGGCTCGGGACGACCCGGCCACAGTTTGCACGCGCCTTCGTTGAGCGCCGCCACGGTGTAGGCCAGACCGAAGGAACGGTAGCGGGTGACCTGTGGCACGTCCATCTTGCGCATCACGTAATTGACCACATCCCATAACGGCACCGGGGCACCGTTGCTGATGTTGTAGGCCTTGCCCAAGGCTGAGCCCGTCGCCAGCAAGCTGCTGAGCAACGCCTCGTTCAGGTTCTGCACGCTGGTGAAATCCACCTTGTTCAAACCGTTGCCGATGATTGCCAGGCGACCTTTGCGTTGCATGTTCAGCAACCTTGGGAAAATACTCATGTCGCCGGCACCCGTCACGAAGCGCGGGCGCAAGGCCAGGGTTTCGAGGCCGAATTCCTGGGCACCGAAGACCTTTTGTTCGGCCAGGTATTTGGTCGCCGCGTAGGGGTGCCTGAAGCGCTTGGGCACCTGTTCTTCGGTCAGGCCCAGATGGTCGCGGCCATCGAAATAGATCGATGGCGACGACAAGTGCACCAGCCGCCGAACCCGCTGTTTCAGGCAGGCTTCGACCACGTTTTCGGTGACCTGGACGTTGCCCTGATGAAAGTCCTGGTAGCGTCCCCACAACCCGACAGCGCCAGCGCAATGGACCACCGCTTCGACGTCGCGGCACAGGTCACGCGCCAGTTGCGGGTCGCTCAGGTCGCCCTGAATGAACTCGGCGCCACGGCGCACCAAATGCTCGACACTCTCGGCCCGGCGACCGTTGACCCGCACGTCCAGGCCCTGTTCCAAGGCAAAACGCGCAAAGCGCCCGCCAATGAAACCGCTGGCGCCGGTAACCAGAATCTTCATGAATTGCTCCGAATATTTCGTTTTGCGTAGTGCGTGAGGTCTTGACGCTGGCCATCAGTCCAACGGCACCAGCCATTGCTTCGATGAGCGCACCAATTGATCGGTGAGCAACCCCAACAGCTGCCCGCCATTGCGCCAATGATGCCAGTACAGCGGCACATCGATCGGCTTATCTGGCAAAAGCTCGCGTAAAACACCTCGCTCCAGTTGATCGCGCACCTGCAGCTCAGGCACCAGCCCCCAACCCAGGCCCGCCTCCGTGAGACGGATAAAGCCTTCGGACGATGGACATAAATGGTGCTCGAAACCGCCGTCCACCCCCAGAGAGGCCAGGTAGCGATGCTGCAGGAAGTCGTCCGGACCGAAGACCAGCGCCGGGGTCCGGGCCAACTGGTCGGCTCGCACACCTTCGGGAAAATGCCGGGCAATGAAGGCCGGGCTGGCCAGCGCGCGGTAACGCATCGCCCCCAGCAACTCACTGCGCGCGCCAGCCACCGGGCGCTCGCTGGCGCAGACGCAGGCCGCCACCTCGCCTGCGCGCATGCGCTTGAGGCCGACGGTCTGGTCTTCGACCACCAGGTCCAGCAACAGATGGTGTTCGGCACAGAAGTCGCCCACCGCCACCGCCCACCAGGTGGCCAGGCTGTCGGCGTTCAGGGCGATGCGCAGGCGTTCCGGCAGCCCTTCCTCGTCCAGGGCCGGTACCAGGGTCTGCAGATCGCGCTCAAGCAAACGCACTTGCTGCACATGGTTGAGCAGCCGTCGGCCGATGTCCGTCGGGGCCGGTGGCGACACTCGTACCAACACCGGCTGGCCAACCCGCGCCTCCAACAACTTGATGCGCTGGGAGATGGCCGATTGGGACAGACCCAGCACCTGCGCCGCACGTTCGAATCCGGCCTGCTCGACCACCGCAGCCAGGGCAGAAAGCAATTTATAGTCGAACATCAGTTTTCCTAATGGGCGATCAGCATTATTGGTTTTTCTTATACAACGATGCACCGCAGAATTGCCAGCAAGCACTTTGAACAAGGAACATCGACATGGCTGGCGAAACTTCACTGGCAACCCTGCTGCGCAGCATGAGCCCGCAACTCAACGCTGGCGAATACGTGTTCTGCACCCTGCGCGACGGCAAATTGCCTGGTGGCCTGGAGATCGTCGGCAGTTTCCGCGAACAGGAAGGACTAACGGTGATTCTCGAACGCTGCCACGCCGAGAAGGCCGGCTTCAGTTTCGACTACCTCGCGGCCTGGATCACCCTGAACGTGCACTCGGCCCTCGAAGCCGTCGGCCTGACCGCCGCGTTTGCCAGCGCATTGGGCCAGGCCGGGATCAGCTGCAACGTGATCGCCGGCTACTACCACGATCACCTGTTCGTCGGCCTGGCCGATGCCGAACGGGCCATGCAGGTACTGCGCAATCTTGCGGCCAACGGGGAGTAAACCTTATGTGGCAAAGCTATGTGAACGGCCTGTTGGTGGCCGCGGGGCTGATCATGGCGATCGGCACCCAGAACGCCTTTGTGCTGGCCCAGAGCCTGCGCCGCGAACATCACCTGCCAGTGGCCGCGCTCTGCGTGACCTGCGATGCCTTGCTGGTGGCCGCCGGGGTATTCGGCCTGGCGACGGTGCTGGCGCAGAACCCGACCCTGCTGGCCTTTGCCCGTTGGGGTGGCGCGGCGTTTCTGCTGTGGTACGGCAGCCTGGCGCTGCGTCGGGCCTGCTCGAAACAGAGCCTGCAACAGGGCGAAAACCAGACAGTCCGCTCACTTCGGGCCGTCATGCTCAGCGCTCTGGCCGTGACCTTGCTCAACCCCCATGTCTATCTGGATACCGTGCTGCTGATCGGCTCCCTTGGTGCCCAACAAACCGAACCTGGCGCTTATGTAGTAGGCGCGGCGAGCGCTTCGTTGCTGTGGTTTTTCACCTTGGCGCTCGGTGCTGCATGGCTGGCGCCGTGGTTGGCGCGACCGAGCACCTGGCGAATTCTTGACCTGTTGGTGGCCGTGATGATGTTCACCGTAGCGTTCCAGTTAATCAGCGCCGGCTGATTTATTCCAAAAGGCTCTGGAACCTCTATTCCACACAGTTGTTGCGTGGTTATGCCGCACCCCCGGTGCTATGATCCGAACCCTGCGCCGCAAAGAGTACAAACTCCCCGGCGCATGTTTGGCCGCCCGTGATCGGCCTTGCGCTCACCGCAACTGACCTGATTAGGAGAATCATCATGGCTTTCGAATTGCCGCCGCTGCCGTACGCACACGATGCCCTGCAGCCGCACATTTCCCAGGAAACCCTGGAATTTCACCACGACAAGCACCACAACACCTATGTCGTGAACCTGAACAACCTGGTGCCAGGCACCGAGTTCGAAGGCAAGACCCTGGAAGAAATCGTCAAGACTTCCTCGGGCGGCATCTTCAACAACGCCGCTCAGGTCTGGAACCACACCTTCTACTGGAACTGC
Encoded here:
- a CDS encoding ACT domain-containing protein, whose translation is MAGETSLATLLRSMSPQLNAGEYVFCTLRDGKLPGGLEIVGSFREQEGLTVILERCHAEKAGFSFDYLAAWITLNVHSALEAVGLTAAFASALGQAGISCNVIAGYYHDHLFVGLADAERAMQVLRNLAANGE
- a CDS encoding LysR family transcriptional regulator ArgP; translated protein: MFDYKLLSALAAVVEQAGFERAAQVLGLSQSAISQRIKLLEARVGQPVLVRVSPPAPTDIGRRLLNHVQQVRLLERDLQTLVPALDEEGLPERLRIALNADSLATWWAVAVGDFCAEHHLLLDLVVEDQTVGLKRMRAGEVAACVCASERPVAGARSELLGAMRYRALASPAFIARHFPEGVRADQLARTPALVFGPDDFLQHRYLASLGVDGGFEHHLCPSSEGFIRLTEAGLGWGLVPELQVRDQLERGVLRELLPDKPIDVPLYWHHWRNGGQLLGLLTDQLVRSSKQWLVPLD
- a CDS encoding NAD-dependent epimerase/dehydratase family protein; its protein translation is MKILVTGASGFIGGRFARFALEQGLDVRVNGRRAESVEHLVRRGAEFIQGDLSDPQLARDLCRDVEAVVHCAGAVGLWGRYQDFHQGNVQVTENVVEACLKQRVRRLVHLSSPSIYFDGRDHLGLTEEQVPKRFRHPYAATKYLAEQKVFGAQEFGLETLALRPRFVTGAGDMSIFPRLLNMQRKGRLAIIGNGLNKVDFTSVQNLNEALLSSLLATGSALGKAYNISNGAPVPLWDVVNYVMRKMDVPQVTRYRSFGLAYTVAALNEGACKLWPGRPEPTLSRLGMQVMNKNFTLDISRARHYLDYDPKVSLWTALDEFCGWWKAQDIH
- a CDS encoding LysE/ArgO family amino acid transporter; amino-acid sequence: MWQSYVNGLLVAAGLIMAIGTQNAFVLAQSLRREHHLPVAALCVTCDALLVAAGVFGLATVLAQNPTLLAFARWGGAAFLLWYGSLALRRACSKQSLQQGENQTVRSLRAVMLSALAVTLLNPHVYLDTVLLIGSLGAQQTEPGAYVVGAASASLLWFFTLALGAAWLAPWLARPSTWRILDLLVAVMMFTVAFQLISAG
- a CDS encoding MDR family MFS transporter, which gives rise to MTNLNQPDTPKPAIRSVLIALMLAIFLGALDQTIVAVSMPAISAQFKDVSLLAWVISGYMVAMTVAVPIYGKLGDLYGRRRLMLFGMGLFTLASLFCGLAQSMEQLVLARIFQGIGAGGMISVSQAIIGDIVPPRERGRYQGYFSSMYAVASVAGPVLGGYMTEYLSWRWVFLINLPLGLGAWLVAHRTLVGLPVPQRKPIIDYVGTLLMIIGLTALLLGITEVGQGHAWRSAEVLGLLACSVVVLGLFVWHERRAREPLLPMHLFANRNAVLCWCTIFFTSFQAISLIVLMPLRFQSVTGAGADSAALHLLPLAIGLPIGAYFAGRRTSVTGRYKPMILTGAVLMPVSILGMALSPPQAFVLSSLFMLLSGIASGMQFPTSLVGTQNAVDQRDIGVATSTTNLFRSLGGAVGVAMMSALLLALLQDSGFAHLAGSSMVAEGSSGNVLLDGLNAAPGEAQNALRAELLLTFRHLLMVSAAVSLLGLAAAIVMPNRVLRGREDKVR